The genomic DNA ATATAAAAGTAATTTAGCTAATCTTGAAAGTGCAAAAACATTACTAAGTATAGAAAAAGATGCAGCATTTAGAGATTTAGCCAAAGAGGAGATAGATAGCTTAGAATTACAAAAAACGCAATTAGAAGAAGATTTAAAGTTTTTGCTTTTACCTAAAGATCCTAATGATAGTAAGAATGTTATATTAGAAATTAGAGCAGGTACAGGTGGAGATGAAGCAGGTATATTTGCTGGTGATCTATTTAGGATGTATAGTCGGTTTGCAGAGAAAATGCAATGGAAATTGTCAATTATTGAAGAAGTGGAGAGTACTTCTGGAGGCTATAAAGAAATTATCTGTAGCATAGCGGGCGAAGGAGCCTATGGAATGTTAAAATATGAATCAGGTGTACACCGTGTGCAGCGTGTACCCGCTACAGAAACGCAAGGTCGTATACATACCTCAGCAGCTAGTGTTGTAGTATTGCCAGAAATGGATGAAGTGGAAGTAGATCTAGATATGAACGATATCCGAAAGGATACATTCTGTTCTTCTGGTCCTGGAGGGCAGTCTGTTAATACAACCTATTCTGCTATAAGGCTTACGCATATACCTACAGGCATTGTAGTGAGCTGTCAAGATGAAAAATCTCAGATTAAAAACTTAGAAAAAGCGCTTAAAGTATTGCGTGCTCGCTTATATGAGCAAGAACTTAAGAAACAGCAAGATGCTATTGGAGCAGAAAGAAGATCGATGGTAAAAAGTGGTGACCGTTCTGATAAGATACGTACTTATAATTTCCCACAAGGTAGAGTTACAGACCATCGGATAGGTTATACCATTCATAATTTGCCTGCTGTAATGGATGGAGCTGTTGGAGATTTAATAGAAGCATTACAATTGGCAGATAATGCTGAGAGATTACAACAAGGAGCGTAAAAATTGATATGCTTGTTAATGAGTAGAAGTTATACGAGCGCTAGTATTATAAAGATAGAAGGTATATCGTAAAGTGTTAGTTTAGCACAAAGCACAAATCTTATAATACTCTAATGTTAGAATAGTTAAGTTGAAGTGCTTAAGAGTCGAGTAATTATTATCTTCTTTATACCTTAATTATGAGGACATTTTAAAGCTATTATATAATTCTTTATTAAGAGAAATGAGTATACTTATACTTATACTTATACTTATACTTATACTTATACTTATACTTATACTTATACTTATACTTATACTTATACTTATACTTATACTTATACTTATACTTATTCCTCTTTAATGACCTTTGATCAGAAAATTATGGATTATGCAAACAGGGGTTATCTGAAAGTAGTACCTGTAAATCTCCTAATCTAGCTTATTGTTCCTAGTAGCATTTCCTCTAATGCTTTATATTTTTTCTGCCTAGCAATATCTATAGGAGTCTTACCATATTTATCCTTAGCATTTATATCCGCTCCATTTTGTATTAATAGTTTAGCTACTTCTAGATGTCCTTTTTGACATGCCCAATGAAATGAAGTTTCTCCATCTATATTTTTAGCCTGTATATCTGCCCCTTGTTCTAATAACAGCTTTACTACTCCTACACGTCCTTTGAGTACAGCCCAGTGTAATGCTGACTGACTTACTTCATCTTTAACATGTATATCTGCTCCTTTTTCTAATAGCAGCTTTGCTACTTCTGTATGTCCTTTTTGTGTAGCACAATCCAATGGTGTATAACCTGTTTCTTCATTAGCATTTACCTCTGCTACTCTCTCTAATAATAATTTTATTGTTTCTATATTGCCACCCTCTGAAGCTGCATGTAGTGGAACGACTCCTGATTTATTCTTAACATTTACATCAGCTCCTTTATCTAGCAATAATTTTACTATTTCTGTATGCCATCCCTGAGAAGTTATATGTAATGCAGAGCTACCTTCTATGTTCTGAGCATGTATATCAGCTCCTCTTGCTAATAACAGCCCTACCATTTCTACTTGGCCTTCTTGTGTAGCCCAGTGCAATAGCGTCCACCCGTTTTTATCTTTAGCATTCACATCTAATCCTCTTTTCAATAACAACTTTACTATTTCCAAGTGCCCGCATGCAGCGGCCTCGTATATGCCTGTGCAATAACCGTCATGTATCTCAGCTCCTTTTTCTAATAGAAAGTCTACTATTTCCAAATGGCCGAACGCAGCAGAAAAGCCTAGTAAAGAAGGACCCTCTTTAGTTTTAGCATTTATATCTGCACCTTTTTGTAATAACAGCTTTAGTACTTCCAAGTTGCCATTTACAGCAGCAAAGTGCACTGGTAGGCCGCCTCCTTTTTCCTTAATATTTATATTTGCCCCTTTTTCTAATAGTAGTTCTATTACATTGATATGTCCTCTTCCTGCAGCTAGGTGGAGTGGGGATTGACCATCTTCACCTTTAGCATTTACATCTGCTCCCTTCTCTATAAGCAACTTAACTATTGATGGATAGCCATATGCAGCAGCCAGATGCAATGGTGTATCATCATCCTTATCTTTAGCATTAATATCAGCTCCCTTCTTGATCAATAACTTAACTATTGATGGATAGCCATATACAGCGGCCAGATGCAATGGTGTATCATCATCTGTATTTTTAGCATTAATATCAGCTCCCTTCTTGATCAATAACTTAACTATTGATGGATAGCCATATGCAGCGGCCAGATGCAATGGTGTATCATCATCTGTATTTTTAGCATTAATATCAGCTCCCTTCTTGATCAATAACTTAACTATTGATGGATAGCCATATGCAGCGGCCAGATGCAATGGTGTGTTATCATCTTTATTCTTTTTATGCGTATCAGCTCCTAATTGTAACAATAGCTTGACTAATTCTTTATGTCCTTGGCCACTAGCTATATGTAAAGGAGTTTTCCTTTTATTATTACAAGCATTTAAATCAAGTGCTAATTTCTCTTGTAATGGTAATAAAAGATCGGCTACTTCTTGGACATAGTCCTTTTTGATAGCCTCTATAGATAAGTATTGAAGACTAGTACGGTCCATATTTTCTATATCAATAATATGAATTCCTAATTCTGCTAAGCGCTTATTAAGTAATATCTTGATTTGTTTAATAGCTAGGTGTAGAAACGTATCTCCTTCTTCATTTTTAAGGTTAATGTCAATATCAGAGTTTAATAACTGTTGTATCTGGTTTTTATCCCATTTGATAACCGCTTCATGTAAAGGATACTGTATTTTTTTTGTCTCTTCTCCTCTTTTACCTCCTCCTAATAAGCCTAAGCGTGTTATATACACTTGATCGTTGATAATATGAGTATGGCTCTTTTGCCATTCTGTATTGTTAACAGAGGCTAGCGATAAATTGAGAACAGGATTTACTATAACAGGTGCTAGGTAGCTTCTACTAAACCCCTGTGGCAAGTTTTCTATTACACTAGCTTGTAGTTTTCTTTGTTCTTGGATAAGACTAACCTTATGTCCTTGTTTGGAAACAAGTGTTTTACCTATGAGTATGAGCTGCTGAGTGTTTGCTTGGCTATCTTCAATAGATTGCAAAGAAGTAGAATGGGTACAATTCTGCAAACATAAGCTTATCATGAAGCTATAGGCTAAGAATTGACATTTAATACTATAATAGTTTTTCATGATAGTAAAACAAAGATTGCTAGATTAATTTAAGATTAATGTGCCTCAACGATAGCCTGTATATATCGCTAAGAGCCTGTTCATAATCTTTGTAGGCATATCCTTAGAAAAGCTAGCACTACCATTTGTAAGCTTGTCGATAATCTCCTTTCACAGTTCTTCCACAACCGTCGGCATTTTTCTAACCAGCCAAAGCTCCGTTCTACTATCCATCGCTTAGGTATTATCTTAAATTGATGCAATTCACTCCTTTTAGCCACTTCTACCTCCACTCCTTGAAGCACTTCTTTTACTTGATTGGTAAATACTTTTCCTCTATAGCCTCCATCTACTAGCACCTTTTTTACCTTAGCTAATTGCTCTTTGTGCTCTGTTAACATACTTATTGCTCCAGCTCTATCTGTTTCACTAGCCTTTGTGATACCTATCCCATGGGGTAAGCCTTGGCTGTCTACGGCTATATGGCGCTTGATCCCCCTTATCTTTTTAGCTCCATCATAGCCTTTCTCTTTAGCTGTATCTGTATTTTTTACACTCTGCGCATCTATTATAATCAGGCTTGTTTGGGCTTGTCTACCTGCTTGCTTCCTCAGACGAGTAACCATGTTTTTTTAACGCTTCTTCTAGAAAGCTTAAGCCATTTTCTTGCTTTTCACTCCATATCTGAAAATAAGCATGTATCGTACGCCATTTAGGAAAATCTTTAGGCAACATTCTCCATTGGCAGCCTGCCTTGAGCAGATACAGTAAGCCGGAAAACACCTCATATAGATCTACCTGGCGAGGTTTAGTTTTCTTGCGGGCTGCTTCCAAGATAGGGCGTATAACTTCAAATTGTTCTCTATTAATATTAGTAGGATACCCTTGAGTCATAGATAAGCTCCTTTTTTATCAGGTTATCGATCATTATCCTGACTAATCTAATAGCTCCTAGCTTATTAAACAAAGTTTATGAACAGGCTCTAAGTAAGTTCAAAAGTTCGGAAAGGGCTCTGGATAGGGCCTTATAGCAAAGAGATGGATTGTTGAACGTACATTTGCTTGGTTTAATAATTTTAGAAGAATTTCTAAAGATTATGAAATAGCTGTAAATTCTGACGAAAATATGCTGATGGTTGCACATACTATGTTGCTCTTAAAAAGGTTGAATTATCTATGAAGACAGCTTCTCAATATTTTAATAGCTGCTGTGCCGTAGAATTCTTAGACCATATACCAAGCAGCTACTTGTTCCTATCTATTATTATCTACTTGCATTTCGAATATTTAGTCATCATATAACCTTATTTTATATTTCCTTTCACTTCCAAATTTGAGAATTTTTCTTATATTATTAAGTATTGCTTATTCCTAACTTATCTTAAAACTTGATGAGTTAAGATAGTATGTATAATGCTAACTTCTGTTAATATTAAAATTAAAAGAAACAGTTAACTAAGTTCTAGATAATTTAAGGAGTATATAACTTGATAAACCCCAACACAATTATGAATTTCTTAAAGAATAGCCACCGAAGATATTTATTGATAATACACCTGCTTGCTATACTATTAATTCTTAACAGTAGCAAGTGTGGCTGTGGAAAAGAGGAAGGTTTAAAAGACGATGTGTTTGGTAACATCATTATGCATGTGCCTACTGACCCGCTTATAGGTGATGTAAAAACTACAGAAATTAGTTTTATGCTAGCAGATAATGCTACAATTGCCCCCCTAGAGAATTTTACTTTACAAGTTGTTTTACAAGACACTAGTGGTTCGATTAGCCAAATAAGCTATAAAGATAGTACTGGTACACTAAAAGAAACTGATAAAGTAGATATTCCATTAAAGAGCCTTTTGGAAAAAGAGCATTTAACAACAGAAGAACCTAGCTTTACAATCCCTTTTACGTTGGTTCCTCATCCAACCTCTAAGGAATTAACTGCTGAATTTAAGTTGCTCAATAAAGCTGAATCTGTAAGTGAAGGAGAAGTTACCTGGAGGAAGGTTGATACAGCTGTTAATTTACTTTTAAGTAGAACTAGTGCTGAGAAAATAAAAGGGGATAATAAAATCATTAGCCTTAAAATTGAGAATAAAGAGCAGGAAGCAACAGAGAAAGGACAGTTAAAATTAAAGATTACAAGGACTCATGGGAATAAGGCTTTTATTAAAGGTTCTACTCAGTTAAAGAACACTAATGTTTATACAATAGATCTTCCTATAATTGCACCTACTAATAGCTTGCTTTATGATCTAATTATGGATCCTAAAGAGGATCTACAGGCCACCTTTAGTATACAACTACAATATAAGGGTAAAGATATTGGTACTGCAGTTATTGTAAGCTGGGAAAAAGGATTGGTAATAGAAGTT from Candidatus Amoebophilus asiaticus 5a2 includes the following:
- a CDS encoding transposase codes for the protein MAKRWIVERTFAWFNNFRRISKDYEIAVNSDENMLMVAHTMLLLKRLNYL
- the prfA gene encoding peptide chain release factor 1 — translated: MIDKLEAIEKKYEEVSKQIVDPSIMADMKQYASLNKTYKELSKIVDVYTVYKSNLANLESAKTLLSIEKDAAFRDLAKEEIDSLELQKTQLEEDLKFLLLPKDPNDSKNVILEIRAGTGGDEAGIFAGDLFRMYSRFAEKMQWKLSIIEEVESTSGGYKEIICSIAGEGAYGMLKYESGVHRVQRVPATETQGRIHTSAASVVVLPEMDEVEVDLDMNDIRKDTFCSSGPGGQSVNTTYSAIRLTHIPTGIVVSCQDEKSQIKNLEKALKVLRARLYEQELKKQQDAIGAERRSMVKSGDRSDKIRTYNFPQGRVTDHRIGYTIHNLPAVMDGAVGDLIEALQLADNAERLQQGA
- a CDS encoding IS5 family transposase (programmed frameshift), which translates into the protein MTQGYPTNINREQFEVIRPILEAARKKTKPRQVDLYEVFSGLLYLLKAGCQWRMLPKDFPKWRTIHAYFQIWSEKQENGLSFLEEALKNMVTRLRKQAGRQAQTSLIIIDAQSVKNTDTAKEKGYDGAKKIRGIKRHIAVDSQGLPHGIGITKASETDRAGAISMLTEHKEQLAKVKKVLVDGGYRGKVFTNQVKEVLQGVEVEVAKRSELHQFKIIPKRWIVERSFGWLEKCRRLWKNCERRLSTSLQMVVLAFLRICLQRL
- a CDS encoding ankyrin repeat domain-containing protein — protein: MKNYYSIKCQFLAYSFMISLCLQNCTHSTSLQSIEDSQANTQQLILIGKTLVSKQGHKVSLIQEQRKLQASVIENLPQGFSRSYLAPVIVNPVLNLSLASVNNTEWQKSHTHIINDQVYITRLGLLGGGKRGEETKKIQYPLHEAVIKWDKNQIQQLLNSDIDINLKNEEGDTFLHLAIKQIKILLNKRLAELGIHIIDIENMDRTSLQYLSIEAIKKDYVQEVADLLLPLQEKLALDLNACNNKRKTPLHIASGQGHKELVKLLLQLGADTHKKNKDDNTPLHLAAAYGYPSIVKLLIKKGADINAKNTDDDTPLHLAAAYGYPSIVKLLIKKGADINAKNTDDDTPLHLAAVYGYPSIVKLLIKKGADINAKDKDDDTPLHLAAAYGYPSIVKLLIEKGADVNAKGEDGQSPLHLAAGRGHINVIELLLEKGANINIKEKGGGLPVHFAAVNGNLEVLKLLLQKGADINAKTKEGPSLLGFSAAFGHLEIVDFLLEKGAEIHDGYCTGIYEAAACGHLEIVKLLLKRGLDVNAKDKNGWTLLHWATQEGQVEMVGLLLARGADIHAQNIEGSSALHITSQGWHTEIVKLLLDKGADVNVKNKSGVVPLHAASEGGNIETIKLLLERVAEVNANEETGYTPLDCATQKGHTEVAKLLLEKGADIHVKDEVSQSALHWAVLKGRVGVVKLLLEQGADIQAKNIDGETSFHWACQKGHLEVAKLLIQNGADINAKDKYGKTPIDIARQKKYKALEEMLLGTIS